GTAGACAAATGTGAAATTGCATGTAGCACTTAGACACCATCCCTGCCCTTCCACAGTGCTTTAATTTACAGTCTGTAAGTGTAATGGGATAGCATATTTCAGGCTACTACAGAAAGCCTTTAGGATAACTCTCTCTTACATGATCCCCTGTGATTTTGAAGCTCGGACCTGATGACTCAGGTGTGATGATTTCCAGTGTGATATTGCTAATGAAGTGTTCTGCTGAATCACCTTCAACTCCTTTACCACTGTCTTTCCTAAAGATGAAGTGTAATTACTGCTGACTCACACTAGCACACACAGCCTGTGAATTTCAGGCAGGGTGTAAGGTGAGAGTAGCTCTGCGGCAAGTTTGGGACCTGGGGACGCATGAGAGGAACAATTGGAGGGAGCCCGAGAAGGGAGGCAAGCACGATGGCAGCATTACTGTGTCGCCTGACCAACAAAACCAAGGGCTGTCCAAGAGAAATCTTAACTGCTTGCAGCGTGTTCAGCACAGGGTGGGAAATCCAGCCGGAAATcaaaattcatagaatcatagaatagaatcatagaagcattaaggttggaaaagccctctaagatcatcaagtccaatcatcaacccaacacccccagggctcctaaaccatgccctgaagtgccacatctacatgttttttgaacacctccagggatggtgactcccccacctctctgggcagcctgttccagtgcccgatcactctttcagtaaagacatttttcctaatatccaatctaaacctcccctgatgcagcctgaggccatttcctctagGTCCTTCTACTCCAGAAGCAGTCTTTGCAATAAGAATGTATTTGTTAATTGTGTTTGAAATATTCAGCAGGCCTgcagaaacatgaaaacagGTGAAATGGTTTAGATCAGCCACACCTTCACACCTCCAGCTTCTACTCCACTCATTGCTAAACAAAATTCAAATTTGACCTGTAGCTCTGGCCTTTGCTGAATGAAAGGAGTAAAACCCCTGTGAAAACAGCAAGggataaaaatacatgtattccCCAATTATGTTTCCAAATCAGTGAAATTAGCTGCAGGCTCTCAGCACTCATCTCCCCATCACTGGTCCATCTGTCAAATGTAGGAATCAAACAGATGTTTGAGAGGAAGCAGATGCTGGCAGTACAACTATTTTCAGTGTCTCCTTAGAGCTGAGGAATATTTCCTTTAGCAGTGCtaagctgcagcccagccatCCCCTTAACCCTGTGtctggagctggctgggctCTGCTTGGCAGCCAGCGTGGGAAGCGAGGCGCTACGGCAAGCATTACAGACCGGATGGTGGAAATCATCCAGGGACTCCGGTCCACGTTCTGtcctttttcacttttgtgCTGTTTGGCAGTTTGAGAGGCAGTCACACACATCCCAGATTTATTGAAGGATGGAGACGCTTAATTTGCACCATTATGTGAAGGGAAATCCACACTGTCCGGGAAACCATGTGTGCTTGCGGTGTTGAAATGGAATGCCATTTGGAGAACAAAAGAGGCTTGAACGTGATGGGCCAAAGTCACTCTGGCAGGACTGGCATTAGTTCAAGAAGAATTGCCCTATAGATACTTCTCCCTCACCGGCGATGTCAGACCAAGCTGGTCATGTAGtcacaaaaccagcaaattCGTAGTAACACCACAGATCATTTGCAGGAGGCCAGAATTTAAAGTCaattggaaaaaatacattaaaaaccaCCGTGCAGATTTGCCTCTGTAAAGGTGCACAAATAAACCCTTACATAAAATACTGCAGGGGCTCCCATACTATTCTGCACAAACTTGTGACTCAGAGCAGGAAAGGCAAGAACTTACTCTGACAAAAATTGAAACCATAgatgaaaaaaaagcccaccgCTGCCTCAAGGTTATTTTAAACCTGTGGCAAATGTCCCTGTGGCACCTAAACCACAGGTTATATGCCTATGAATTACACTGCTCTATTTACCACAAGaaccatataaaaataaagttaaaatattaGGAATTTATTCTGGTTCCTAGTCATGCCAGAGTGGTGGTAACCCTGATGTCTGAGAAGACCCTTCAAAAATGTTACAAGGGCTCATTTTTGTAAGTACTGCTTTAATAGCTATGCCTTGAGGGTTTAAAAAATACTCAGTAAACAGGATGAATTGGAAAATGGGTAAAATGGTGTCTGGAAAATGTCCGAAGgccatttcagaaagcaatgcTAGAGCTGTTAATAATGTTCCATTAAGAATTGAGAAAACGCACTCCCCAATctctttattgttttaattaaagattttttgtttggtacATCAGGACCATCCAGCGAAAACCAGGTTTTTACTAGCTTTTGCCTCTGATTGCTAACAACTGCAGATATCAATTAAGCTATAACCCAGTCCTGGCCAAAGAGCTATAGACAAAAACACTTTCCTCTTGTCTCCTGAAACAACACTTCAACAGTTTCCGGGCCAGATCACATACAGCAATGAGCATTTGACAGAGCTTTTATCCAGCTTCCCTCTCCTCCGGTTGCTCCTGTAGCTCCAGAGGGACTTTAGCCTGCCTCCCTCTGGGCTGCCCCGCGATGGGCTCCCCTCTCCCGCCTCCGCTTGCACTGCAGCTGCATCCCTCGGGCCCTCCTGGCTTTACGCACAGGCCAAggactattttctctgttgCTAATCTAAAACCAGAAGGTGGCCAATatgctttacattttttattCTGTACATCAGTGATGCCAGGCATTAAATCCCAGAGCTGAGAACACTTTGAAAAGGCTCCCAAGAGGGATAAGTAAATGCCAGAGCAGCTAATATAATCCatagggaaaaggaagaggggggagtattttgcatttggaatTCACTCTGCTCTTGCTGCCCTAACATGATAATTAACTATAAATATATGTCTCTGCCTAATTGTTCCTTGTAAAGGCATTGCTGCTTTATGTTCACCAGTGGCTCAGGAACGCATTACTGCAGACCTGTGAACTGGTGATGCTGAAGGGCAAAACTTGCCTTTTCTAAGGAGCTTTTAACCCAGGGAAGGTGACTGATTATTTAAAATGATCGCACAGGCCTCTCTTTCCCCATCACTGCCACACCCACAGCAAATAATTTGTTCCCATGTTGCCACAAGAGACAAGAAAGGCTACACCTGCGAGGGTGAAAGGCTTCAGCCACTGCGACCCTGAACTCTGCTCAGGTGCATGCCCTGGGCAACCTCCCAGAGCTGGCAGGAGTAAGACATTAGCTCTAATAACTAGGTAGCAAGATGTGATCTCGGAAACAGActtcatctctctttttttccctctttgaatAATGACTGAAGTGCCAGGAGGATCCAACACAACCTCCACTGTCAGTTAGCCGCCTGAGGCTATGGCTACATGACACCTGAACCTGTGCTTGCCCAGAATGTAGCAATTTGTATGACATTTTATACTTAAGAAGTAGCATATTTTTCACTGGATAGAATAAAATGCAATGTTATTTATGTAACTGATCTTGAGAATAACAACATAATAGCTGAGATTTGCAGTCcactgaaaatgtcaaaatactATGTTTTTCTAATTACTAGCTAGAATGAATATCGGAGTTGAGTTCTTCAGCGTTCAGCTGCTCATGGATATTGAAATAGAGGAGCAGAGACTTCACTCATACTCGTCACAGAGCGTATTGCCCCGCTGATCTCTCTTCCAGCTGAGGAGAAGCACCTTGTACCCACACCTGTTGCTCTAACAAGATCCACGCTGCATTCAGCACAGGCCCAGGTATTCCTTCAGTGGTGCCTTGACATTATGCTTTCGCATGAGCCAACGTAACAAGTTGGGcaactggtcccagtacagccAGGATGCTGAGATAGGGGCCTGTGAGATGCCCCTTTTGATTTAATCCAGCATGGTAAAGGTTTGATTTGGAGGGGAATGAACGGCATTCAGTTCTTTAGCAAATAACCACCATGTGTGCCATACAATGGGCACCTGCTAAGCCcattgcctctgctgctgctaacGCAGCACTCGGCACTGACCCCCCACTCCCAGGCCGACATCAGGCCTGCAGAAGATTTACTTCAGCGATAACACCTAGCCCTGAAGCATCATTTCCACCTCCTACTGGTGGGAGTGGTGCTTAGCTCTTGTCCTGAGGGCCTATGAGTGGTCTTAACTCTTTCTATCCTAATTGCTGGGGTCTCCTTTCTACCAGTAGACTGTTCCTGTGTACTGGGGTTATATACTGCCCATGCGTTCTTCCTGAACGAAGATGATGACAGACCTCTGAAAGCAATATTGTCCAGCAATTCAGACACCTGTGGTCTTTCAGAAGGTTTTGGcaggtaagaaaaagaagatctTGTAGCCTGATATAAAAAACCAAGCCCTAgtgctggggagaatggcctgGAAGTTAACATTTCCTGACTTCCCAATGCAGAACAAAGGGTAGATGTTTTTGCTGGTGCAGCTGCTAAGGTGATAGTTACAGACGCAGAGACCGTGCGCTGGCCTTGACTGTGCAGCTTTGGGGGCAAAAGGGAAGGTGGGACTCTTCCAAGAGAACAATAAAGTGGAGCAGAAGAGTTAGGAGCTCTTTCATCACATGTTTGCTAGATGGAGAGTTTGAAGGGGATCAGTATTTGATATATGACTGTCACCTGAACACAAAATCACCCGTGACTGTACCCATCCAGCTCTGCAGTTCCTGTGTGTTTCTGTACTGCATCAGTGCGTGGTCGGAgccacaggcagaggaggggagaaCAGCAATGGCTGTGGCTGTACTCTGAGTTTATGGACAGATCTGTTTTCCTGGGGTCAGCGGATTTGCTGTGGTGGTTAGAGCCAAGTCAAAGGGGTCTGTGCTCTACCATAATATTCTTCATCTGACTGACCTGACCTGATGGACCTGCAGTATGTAATTAGCTTTTAAATTGAGGACTAGAACtactggttttgcttgtttgttttttggtttgtttggtgtcttgtggttttgtgtttgaggggtgtttttgtaaataaattctATTGTAACTGCTGGGTTTAAGTAAGGCAGCTGGATGCTTTCAGAACCTATCTGTCTCCTGATTAGATGTTGAATTAGCTCTGGGCATGGGCAACTGGAGGGAGATTGTGAGTGGGAAGGCAGGAGACAAAAACAAAGCCTTGCAAACAAAAGCcttggaaaaaaccaaaacaataaaaaagaaaaaagaccacacacacaaaagcatacacacacaaaacaaccTCGCTCTGAGCTTCCCCTGATTTCAGTTAACGATACTTGCTGCATGCTATGAATTTGTCtgtgaaaactgtattttctcaaAGGAATATCAGTAAGACACATTCTgtcaaaaacaaagaaatcagaTATTTGCTTTTGACATTACAGTTTCACAGGTTTGACTCAATGGTAAGCTACAGTTGCATGTGTGATTGTGGGAAGAGGGGACTATCTAGGGCAGGAGTTGTGCTGTgtgaagttttttgttttgtcttaccACTTCTGCAAAAGAGGGGAATTGCCATAGCAGTCCCATTGCCACCTAGACAGGCCTGTAGGGGCAGCCACGCTCACGCCATTCCTGAAAGCAAGGGGCAAGATGCTGCAAGTCCAAACGCACACAAAACACTACAATGAcctaaaatatgaaaagataGCAGAAGTATTTCCCCAATAACACCTTGAAGCaaagaatttttacttttatcgTATCCTTccccatttatttcttttacaataTAGTAAACTGCAGatgaatttcttcttttgcaggCTTCCAGTTTCCGATATACTCTGTCTGATTGCTTCTTCAATACCTACTCCTTTCCCCTGAATCAGTTCTGGTTGCTAACTTATTGCAACCATAATCTTGCTGACAGTCATTCTTGTCAGAAAGCCCGGTCTtcagctgctgagcagccttATTTTCCCCCTGTGCTCAAAGCAAGCTGAGGATGTAATGCACGTACACAACTGCTGTATGTGCAGTGCACTGCAATGCCTGGAGCAGCTTACAAAATTATGCGCAACTGAGCAGACCCACAGTGCTGCGTCCATGCTCTGCCTTACCAGAATTAACCCTGGTATTTTCTACCTTGCTGTTTGAAAGATCAACGCTGCCGAGATCAACAGTGGGCCACTGGCAGTGAGCACTGCAAAAACAAAAGTCAGGCTGCCTTTTCTGCACAAACCCTATCAAGCTTGCATGAATTTTgtcactgaaacagaaaacactgttctTCACGtggaagaaatgaaagctgaCCAACTTAATGACTAGTCCAGAAAGGAGATAAAAAAAGGCTGGAGTGTTAGAAGCAGCAtagggaggaggagcaggaaaaaGACGAATGTTTCTAATGGAGGAACTGCCATCGTTACGTCAGTGACGTGCGTTGACTGATTCAATCTGTCCAGCTGCCATAAGCTTCACAGAGTGTCTATCGAGCACTACAGAAATGATACCTACGTTCCCGAGGCCTTATTGTGTGAGGCAGATGAAGCCAGACAAGCAATGAAAAACAGGTACTGAGCTGTGTTGTTTTCCCTGGTGAGGGTGAGGACTCCAGCACAGGGCTTTTACCAGAGCTAACAGAGGGTGACATTTCTGCCTTAAGGAAAATCCAAAGGTCTAACAGGTTCCTTTCCAAACAaggatgaaaagctgaaatatccatttttcattaaatgacAATTAGCCTAGAGAAGGcatgtggggaggggagggaaagctgTTCTCTGCTCTCAAGCACTTACAGGTTATTGCGAAAAGAAAGCAATAGTTTCCTCTTCTTGTCTATGCAGAATAACACAAGTAATTAGGAGCTTAATTTTAATTAGGCTAAGACCTCAGGATCCTCTTTCAAGgtaagaagaggaaagaataaTTGGAAAGCTTGTGGAGCTTCTATCACTGGAGGGCTGTAAGCACAGGTTAAGCAAGTGTCAGGAATGGCTGAAGTACAGGTGATTCTTGCAACAGGAGGAGAGGCCACTCAAGACAATTTAGTGCagccttattttctttcatttcaggctcactgaaacattttattcttgATTACATCTCATTTTAAAGCTCAGAAGTGTCTGAGAGGAATGGGAGTTGTTGCTTTATGTTTACGTAAATACCATAACATCTACCATATTACCATTAATTTACCATATAAATTGTGGTGATTTGTTTAGGTACATACAATTACAGAGAAAGATATTCACTAACTGCCTGTGAAAATTCTAATTACGTTCTCAAGAAACGTTCAGATGCTGATCTTCCAGGGTGACAGATGTTAATATGAAACACCAGCaaatttcaatttaattttgcatGGTAAGACTAGGCCTAGCTTCACAGAAGTGAGTACGGTTATTAGGAACCCAACTTGAAACACTCACGTGTGAAGTACTGTGCCACCCATAGGCTATAACTGAAAGTTATACCTTAGACCTACAGAGCTGTAGGAGCAAATCCAGTCATCCCCTCTGTCACCTTAGTGGTGGAAATACAGATCTACAATGCGGCTGGAAAAGTGACTTCCTAAGGGAATGAGATGGTGCCAGAGGTTTGCAAGCTCTGTTTCAAGGACTGCATCTGCTTTATACGTTCAGTTTTTGAATAGGATGTGTCTGAAAGAGCAGCATCGAAGATGCATGTTTGAATACCCTGGGCTAAGACAGTTTTCCAAGGGTGACGTTGGTTTTTCTCAGTGTCTCATAAATGCATgtataagaatatttttttttcagttactatACCTTAGTGTTGCTAATACCTTCCTCTAGGAGCCTGTTACCTTTTTGACGGATGCACGTTTTAGTGTTAAACTCAAGCTCTGTTTTAAAAGAGGAAGGAGTGAAACTGCATTGCTTTGGCAGGGAGTGGAGAAAGGAGACATCCTTTGCTCACTTGACTGAGGGAGGGATTTGGAGTTGCTGAGCAACACTGCAGCACTGCATTGCCTCTCTGCTGGGCAAATAAGATCTTGCAAGGCATCTTTGCAGACAAGGCGGCTTAAAGCCAAAGCTTGGTCAAAGGAACACGGTATTTTTAGTGTGATTTGTGTCTCAGTCAAGAGGACAGGTAAGCATTTTCAGTTGTGATGGCTGGTCACAAAACTTGGCTGGAGGATAAGAAATGCTCCTTTTCCTCATGCTAGAAGGCTTCTGCTCTACCCAGTAGGCTTGCGTCTGGTTTGATGAAGCAAAGTCCTGCATTGAGGCAGAGGAGCCTTCAAGCCAGTTAAGTTACAAatctctcttcattttttttccctagagcagggagctggcagtGGAGTATATATCATAAAAGCTCCTGCACAATAAGACACAGTGTCATACTTAGTAGGGTTTGAGATTGGTAGATAGTGTTAGGGAACAGAGGAAAGTCTGCATCCAGTAAGGGCTTTGCAACGTGGAAGCTCCAAATTCATTCCCCAGGTCAGAAACATGCTGTTAGTACCATATTGTTTTTCACCTTTTGGGATTTGCTTTTTCATAATTAATGCTAGATTTCTTGCTGGAAAACCCTTGATGGATTGACCTGACCTGTGTCTTGTCACTGAGTTAATGTATTAAGAAATCCCATGTGAAGTATCTGGTGTGCAACTGGGGCTGGCTAGCCTGTTCTTACTCTCTGCTGGTCTAAATTGCCACCTAGGAGAAGCAGGGGTGTACCAAAACCCTGTGCCCCCTGGGTACTAGGGCCCAAATAGAAACAACCCACCATTTTCTCCGTTCTAAGTAACTGCAAGGGTAGGTCCATGCTGAAGTGTCAGAGGTGAATGGCTGGCTCAAAGACGGACACTTCATTTTGCAGGGAGTTGTTTGTTACTGATGGCAGTTTAGCTGGGTTCCTGGGTGTAAGAGGAGGAAACCCAGCCTCCCAGTGCCCCACACACCAGCATAGCTGTAGGAGGCAGCACAAGGAGCTAAGCACCAGGTGAAAGCAAGCCAGAAGACATTAAGTGCTGCTGTCCGGATGCACCCATGCAAGCATCACATATGCTAGAGCTCAGCAGGGAAGTCTGGCCATTGGACTAAGACGGTCTCCTGCCAGACAGCCTCACCCATGCCCCAGCAAGATCCCTGACAATCTGTCAAACCAAAATATTCCAGTTAAATTTGGTGAGATACAGGGTTGTTTTTAAATGACACAACTCATAAGGCAAATACTTTTCAGGATCTCTCATTTAGTGAAGAGCTTGGCTTTCATCTTCAGGGTAATGCCAGCTGCTGACCTGAGACACCATACCATAGCCAGCTTCAGCAACATCCCAGGGCACGAACAAACTGATTGTACCTTACACCACAACTGAAGTTGCTTAAAGAAGGTGAGAAAATAGACAGATTGAGGTAACACAGTACGAAGCAGGTGTATCAAAACACAATTTATTCTTAAAATGGCTAGTTTACACATAACAGCAAGGGTTACGTAGGGGAAAAAGTGCAATTAGTGAAAGAGGCTTATTTCACCTCAGTATTTATCGTCTCGCTGCACTGCAAGTAGCTTCAGACTCAGGATATTATACTTCTTAGCAATGGGCAAAAtgtgatttatattttaatgtcaATACCATTTCTGTACAGCTAAAAGGTGTGCCAGTATTCACACTGGCTGAGTGTGTGAATTGGACAATTTCTCACACAAGTTTTGCAGGAAACACAGATCACCTTTACAGTTTGATAGTTCAGAAAGCTAAATTATAAgcatacagaaacaaaatatacatTAGTTCACtgaagtctaaaaaaaaaaaaaacaaacaccaaacaacACTTAAAATGAGGTACAATAAAACAGCAGGTTTCTATTTATGTGCAAGCCTATATTCGGTCTAGAAAAAACTAGTAGCAACCCTGCTCTTTTAAAGAAACCAGCTTTCACAAAGTACAGCTAATACAGTGTCTTCAATATGAAGGAGCTTGACTATGTTACACACTTGTGAAAGTCATCGCTAACTTTGCAATAGGAAGCAGGATACTCAACCATCAGATGCTGTAAGATTGGATCAGGTGATGAGTCAAAATCATGTAACGCTGCTACAGAGTAGGAAGTTTACAAATCACTGTCACCTAACCCTATTTTTGGCATGTAGGGTGGTTGTAGAATGTTTCTAAAAGGCACATTTTTAACATTAGAAGGTAACCATCTGCCTGCTAAGTGAGTAGGATGATGAAGTCAAGGTTAGATTTGTTCTCAACTGCAAGACATTTATTATTCACAAAGCCAGCGAGGACAGAGATGTCTTCCCAAAGCAGCAGTCACTTCCACCATCCACTCTGCACTATTTTCTCTAGCCTCCTTTTTAGAACTTTCCCTGGGATTTAGCAGACTagctttggaaagaagaaattgtaACATTGTCTGTCTCCAAGTCATACAGCCCATCCTACCTCTTCGCCTTTTCCCACTTTTCCATTAGCCTCTCCAAGTTTCTTACTCCGTACTGAAGCCACAAATCCTAGCCATGCATTCCTACCTGCCTCTGCTACAAGCATGCAGAGGGTCACAGCAAGCCTCCATGCTGACAGCATCGCCTCATCTCTACTGCACTCCTAACGTGTGCAGAATGAATCATGAGGTTCCGCTCATGTAACGTCCctgtgcacgcacacacactcGCACACATGCAGTTAGTACAGCTTGCAAAGATACCATCGCCTTCCATACTTCCTCACAAGAGTCTCTCGCCTACTGAGTCAGGAGAGTCTACAGCAGAATGAAAGCAGCATATACTTAAGATACGGGCATGCTGTTTCTATAGTAGGTGGCATACGTGTAGGTTTTATCTtggtttcctttctttccaaggATAAGTTTTGGCTAAGAACTTCAGTAGCATAATATAGTTTAACAAGTCCTGCAGACTAGTGAATTTCTATTTGTTCAGACAGCCAATAAAACCTGCCAGGTATTTTTGTCACATAGTATGTGACCCAGAAAACTAACGCTTCTGTTGCCAAATGGAATAATGCTTCCTTGCTAGTCTTGATCACCAATATGGTGATGAATTTTCAATCCGACCCATGCTCTGCCACTGGGGAAAGAGACCACTGGACAGCCTCGGACTGCCTAGTTGATCAGGCTCTCTCTCTTGTCCTCTCCTTGGAGTCTGAAGATCTAcacagtccttcttggcagatGGTATCTGAACACCATCAGACTTCCACTCCGCGTGGAGAATCTTGTAATTCTGACCCTCGTTATTGTCCCAGAAGGTATGTTCTCCACTTTGGTAAGAAATGCAAAACTCTATCTTCTCTTCAGAGGAAATGGCAGGGGGCAAGTCAATGGTAAATGAGAAGGTATCATTTTCAGAATCGCTGTAAACATTGTTCATGTATACACACTCAACGTCCGTGTAGGTCTTCCACGTATCAAAGGTAATTCGAAACAGAACCTTTTTTTCAAAGCTCACGTTTTTTACTTTCACAGTGCCCGAAAGCACCTTCTCTTGCAGGGTACAGTTCTCCAGGCAGACCATGTTCTTCTGCAGGCGGttcctgaagtccaggtagtCAGCTGAGGGCCGAGGGAAACCCAGAATCAAGTTTTTCTCCTCATGTAGCTTTAAGCCAGATGTTATGTTTTCAAGGCCTAAGAGGTCAAACTGAAGGTCCCACCCAGGTTGCTCCTGGAACTCAGAGAAGGTGTGTATCGCCGTCAGGGACAGCCCCTTCGAGTCCGCAAACACAACTCGCTTCTTGGCTCGGTCTGCTGAGTGGTTCCAGTCACTCTTCTGAGCTTCGGAGTCACGTTTCACATGAAGACACGGTCTGAGAGGTTTGAATCTGTTCACAAAGTTGTTTCTTTGGCAGTCCTCAAGGGGGCTGAGAAAACTCTTCAGCGGTGGCGAATGGGCTAAGCAAATTCTCATGGCCACATCCACAGGCATGATGGAGCTTGGCAAGGGTGTTGGGTCTAAGATCTGTATCATTCTGAAAGGAGCAGTAAGACAGGATGTTATTTGTTACATCAGGTAAGAAGCTTCTTAAGAATGCACATTTGCTTCACCCATTGTCTTAATTATTCATGGCCTCATCTTCGCACAGCTTTAAATAACGCAGCCTAAATTAAAGCTGACAGTTCAAGCTAAGGAACTAGGGTGAGACTACTCAGTCATTTCTTGCTAATTCTGAACTCCTTCAATTCAAATGCAGTCTCATTTGCTTTCTCAAAACCTCTGAAGAACAGATTTTAGTGACAGCTAATTAAACTCATTTccttgaaaatacagaagagaacATTCTAGTAGCCAGTAAAACAGGCCCAGTTACAGTGGAAGTGCTCATTCTCTTTAGCTTCCCTTTCACAGACTCTGAGCCAGGTCTTAAAATTCCAGCATGCTGGATCAACTGCTTCATCTCTGAGCAGAGACAGCACTATATTAAGCAGGTCACCTCTCTCATCACAGCATCAAATGGGATGCTATATACCTTGATGCAGAACCATCACACTGTGACTCTGAACAACCGTAAGCGCATTTGTTAGGCACCCTGGTTTTGGTTAATTCAGATGaataaaaatgctgaagcacctttggaaatatttcctaTGAGCTATTAACCCAGGTCTAGGTAACAGAGCTCTTTTGCACTGTTAATGCTGACTGCTGAGTGaataggaggaaaaataaggaGGGGGAGGGACACGCTACTTTTTCACCTCCTCATACTTCAAGAACTGGCTTTAAAACATCATTTCATAATCCCCAAAGTCCTTGCCGAAAGCCTTCTGCAAGTATTCCGTAAGAATGCTACAGCTTTATTTGTAAAGATTTATTCATATCCCTTCCTCTCAGACGATGAAAGTCACAATTACTATGCAAAATCATTGCCCATTCAAAGCCAGTTTGAATATTTGTAAAAGGGGGCTTTAACTGCGGCACGTCCCTTCTGAGAGGGATGCAGTCCTTGCTGAAATGTGGATTTTTGTTGAGTCATGGGAAGCCAGAGCTTTGTCACTTAAATAAATGGCTTTCTCCTTCCCAGTGTTCTCACTGGTATTCCAGAGCCCTGccaaaaaaagcagaatctgTGCTGGCTTcttaattctccttttttttttttttattttggcagtaTTTGCCATAATAAGTAGGACAAGGAGAGTACCAGCATCAAATTAAGcaagttttgctttgcttcaatAGGAAAAGAACTAAGGCTTCAAAAATACTCTCTCTGCAACTTTCGTGACCAGCTCCTAAGCTTTTGCAATAtcagaaaaaagaggaagggggagaaaaacccaaaacagcaaaaagcaaccaaccaaaaaaaaccaaaaaacccaaaacccagcaacaCAACCTGGAAGGGCAAAAACGAACTGCCAGCAGGAGATGAGATGGGCTCAGCAGCGTTAACAGGCACCGCACAAGCACAAGGACGCTTCTGCAGGACCCATAAAACCGGAGGCGGGGAGGAGCGCAGTGCCAGTTTGGGGGCTTCATCCCCCCACGGGCCGGAGGAGCGCCCCTGGAGCAAGCGGAGCGAAAGCAGGCAGGGCAAGGCGCGGGCgagggggggcggcgggcggcgct
The genomic region above belongs to Phalacrocorax aristotelis chromosome 12, bGulAri2.1, whole genome shotgun sequence and contains:
- the PPP1R3C gene encoding protein phosphatase 1 regulatory subunit 3C isoform X1 — translated: MKPPNWHCAPPRLRFYGSCRSVLVLVRCLLTLLSPSHLLLAVRFCPSRMIQILDPTPLPSSIMPVDVAMRICLAHSPPLKSFLSPLEDCQRNNFVNRFKPLRPCLHVKRDSEAQKSDWNHSADRAKKRVVFADSKGLSLTAIHTFSEFQEQPGWDLQFDLLGLENITSGLKLHEEKNLILGFPRPSADYLDFRNRLQKNMVCLENCTLQEKVLSGTVKVKNVSFEKKVLFRITFDTWKTYTDVECVYMNNVYSDSENDTFSFTIDLPPAISSEEKIEFCISYQSGEHTFWDNNEGQNYKILHAEWKSDGVQIPSAKKDCVDLQTPRRGQEREPDQLGSPRLSSGLFPQWQSMGRIENSSPYW
- the PPP1R3C gene encoding protein phosphatase 1 regulatory subunit 3C isoform X2 — its product is MHGSRMIQILDPTPLPSSIMPVDVAMRICLAHSPPLKSFLSPLEDCQRNNFVNRFKPLRPCLHVKRDSEAQKSDWNHSADRAKKRVVFADSKGLSLTAIHTFSEFQEQPGWDLQFDLLGLENITSGLKLHEEKNLILGFPRPSADYLDFRNRLQKNMVCLENCTLQEKVLSGTVKVKNVSFEKKVLFRITFDTWKTYTDVECVYMNNVYSDSENDTFSFTIDLPPAISSEEKIEFCISYQSGEHTFWDNNEGQNYKILHAEWKSDGVQIPSAKKDCVDLQTPRRGQEREPDQLGSPRLSSGLFPQWQSMGRIENSSPYW